From the genome of Sulfitobacter sp. DSM 110093, one region includes:
- a CDS encoding S-(hydroxymethyl)glutathione dehydrogenase/class III alcohol dehydrogenase, producing the protein MRTRAAVAVEAGKPLEIMEVNLEGPKRGEVLVEVKATGLCHTDEFTRSGDDPEGIFPAILGHEGAGVVLEVGEGVTTLEPGDHVIPLYTPECRECEYCLSGKTNLCQKIRVTQGQGLLPDGTTRFSMLDGTPIHHYMGCSTFANHTVVPEIALAKVRKDAPFDKICYIGCGVTTGIGAVINTAKVELGARCVVFGLGGIGLNVIQGLRMAGADQIVGVDLNDDKEEVGRYFGMTDFVNPKNVEGDLVAHLVEVTKGGADYSFDATGNTKVMRDALECAHKGWGESIIIGVAPAGAEISTRPFQLVTGRVWRGTAFGGAKGRTDVPKIVDWYMNGKIEIDPMITHKLTLDQINEGFELMHKGESIRAVVEF; encoded by the coding sequence ATGAGAACCCGTGCCGCCGTCGCTGTCGAAGCTGGCAAACCGCTTGAAATCATGGAGGTGAACCTCGAAGGACCGAAACGTGGCGAGGTCTTGGTCGAGGTCAAGGCGACCGGCCTTTGCCATACCGATGAATTCACCCGCTCGGGCGACGATCCCGAAGGCATCTTCCCCGCGATCCTTGGCCATGAAGGCGCGGGCGTGGTGTTGGAAGTGGGCGAAGGCGTGACCACGCTGGAGCCGGGCGACCACGTCATCCCGCTCTACACGCCAGAATGCCGGGAGTGTGAGTATTGCCTCAGCGGCAAAACCAACCTCTGTCAAAAAATTCGCGTGACCCAAGGCCAAGGCTTGCTGCCCGATGGCACAACGCGGTTTTCGATGCTCGATGGCACGCCGATCCACCACTATATGGGCTGCTCGACCTTCGCCAATCACACCGTGGTGCCGGAAATCGCGCTGGCCAAGGTCCGCAAAGACGCGCCGTTTGATAAGATTTGCTACATTGGCTGTGGTGTCACGACAGGCATCGGCGCGGTAATCAACACCGCTAAGGTCGAACTGGGCGCCCGCTGCGTGGTCTTTGGGCTAGGCGGTATCGGGTTGAACGTGATCCAAGGCCTGCGGATGGCGGGCGCGGATCAGATCGTCGGTGTTGATCTTAACGACGACAAAGAAGAGGTCGGGCGCTATTTCGGGATGACCGATTTCGTGAACCCCAAGAACGTCGAGGGCGATCTGGTGGCGCATCTGGTCGAGGTGACCAAAGGCGGCGCGGATTATTCCTTTGACGCGACCGGCAACACTAAGGTCATGCGCGACGCGTTGGAATGTGCCCACAAGGGCTGGGGCGAAAGCATCATCATCGGCGTGGCACCTGCGGGGGCCGAGATCTCGACGCGGCCTTTCCAACTGGTGACCGGGCGTGTTTGGCGCGGCACCGCCTTTGGCGGGGCCAAGGGGCGGACGGATGTGCCCAAGATCGTTGATTGGTACATGAACGGCAAGATCGAGATCGACCCTATGATTACCCATAAGCTGACGCTCGATCAGATCAACGAAGGTTTTGAATTGATGCACAAAGGTGAATCAATCCGCGCGGTCGTCGAGTTTTAA
- a CDS encoding Lrp/AsnC family transcriptional regulator, with product MSQMDNTDRQLVTLLQQDSRMPNAQLAEKLNISASACWRRVRALEQAGVIKRYAAIVDPKAMGLGFEAMVHVHLTRHDASALASFISAIQSRKEVTECFATTGQADYHLRVLCRDIEAYNAFLESFLFLHPAVNSATTNVILRQIKAHAPITG from the coding sequence ATGAGCCAGATGGACAACACAGATCGTCAGCTTGTGACCTTGCTCCAGCAGGATTCGCGTATGCCGAATGCGCAACTGGCTGAAAAGCTGAATATTTCCGCCTCTGCTTGCTGGCGGCGCGTCAGGGCGTTGGAGCAGGCGGGCGTCATCAAACGCTATGCCGCCATCGTTGACCCCAAGGCGATGGGGCTGGGGTTTGAAGCGATGGTGCATGTGCATCTGACCCGGCATGATGCCTCGGCATTGGCCAGTTTTATCAGCGCGATCCAAAGCCGTAAGGAGGTGACGGAGTGTTTCGCCACCACCGGTCAGGCGGACTATCATCTGCGCGTTCTCTGCCGCGATATTGAGGCCTATAACGCCTTTCTCGAAAGCTTTTTGTTTCTGCACCCGGCGGTGAATTCTGCCACGACAAACGTTATCTTGCGGCAAATCAAAGCTCATGCGCCGATCACGGGTTAA